The Clarias gariepinus isolate MV-2021 ecotype Netherlands chromosome 7, CGAR_prim_01v2, whole genome shotgun sequence genome includes a window with the following:
- the ssr3 gene encoding translocon-associated protein subunit gamma — translation MAPKGGNKQQSEEDLLLQDFSRNLSAKSTALFYGNALIVSAIPIWLFWRIWHMDLVQSAVLYAVMTLVSTYLVAFAYKNVKFVLKHKVAQKREDAVSKEVTRKLSEADNRKMSRKEKDERILWKKNEVADYEATTFSIFYNNTLFLVLVIVASFFLLKNFNPTVNYILSISASSGLIALLSTGSK, via the exons atggCACCTAAAGGGGGCAATAAGCAGCAGTCTGAGGAGGATTTACTCCTGCAGGACTTCAGCAGGAACCTCTCAGCTAAATCCACCGCGCTGTTTTACGGAAACGCGCTGATCGTCTCCGCCATTCCCATCT GGCTCTTCTGGAGGATCTGGCACATGGACCTGGTGCAGTCCGCGGTTCTGTACGCCGTCATGACCCTGGTCAGCACGTACCTGGTGGCCTTCGCTTACAAGAACGTTAAATTCGTCCTCAAGCACAA GGTGGCTCAGAAACGCGAAGACGCTGTTTCCAAGGAGGTGACCCGCAAACTGTCCGAGGCCGACAACCGCAAGATGTCTCGCAAAGAGAAGGACGAGAG GATTCTGTGGAAAAAGAACGAGGTGGCGGATTACGAGGCCACAACGTTCTCCATCTTCTACAACAACACTCTGTTCCTCGTGCTGGTCATTGTCGCCTCCTTCTTCCTGCTGAAGAACTTCAACCCGACGGT gaaCTACATTCTGTCCATCAGCGCCTCGTCTGGTCTCATCGCTCTGCTGTCCACGGGCTCaaagtga